In Desulfomonile tiedjei DSM 6799, a genomic segment contains:
- a CDS encoding bifunctional transaldolase/phosoglucose isomerase yields the protein MNPLRDLVYLGQAVWYDNLSRELLRSGELRRMIEIDGVTGVTSNPSILEKALREERIYDNDVHNLVDTGLGIAQIYEELVIPDIQEAADTLLPVYEETRGRDGFVSLEVSPELAYDTEQTIAEAKRLFSRVDRKNLMIKVPATAEGLDAVIELIAEGINVNITLIFSLDQYRDTIDAYLRGLEKLAETGRDLGNVASVASFFVSRVDTVVDEQLKDRTDPSHRSVGLSMLGKAAIANAKLAYSIFKETFESELFEDLKAQGAQPQRIVWASTSTKNPDYPDTYYVDALIGPHTVNTIPPATLQAFRDHGRPSLSLDGGVEDARSLFRSLKSMGIHVPDLLDKLLQDGLRAFAGSYLKIMKDIETKRTRLLRGWGHRSASLGELQQDVDALFKQFDDKNVGESIWSTDTSVWTADPKVGSAIAQRLGWLHVINRMQEEQPKIKEFALEIKESGIESVVLLGMGGSSLVSEVFSSCFGVIDDYPVLKIIDTTVPGAILDMERSLDLKKTMFIVASKSGTTVEVMSLYKHFRKQMEAAVGDQAGDHFIAITDPNTHLGKLAAQGKFRRTFLNPPDIGGRFSALSYFGLVPAALMGINLKRLLMRADQSAEACGPEVSSLENPGTWLGTIISEAALHGFDKLTLVISPGLETFANWLEQLVAESTGKEGKGVLPIAGEEVGLPNSYGDDRVFIYIRLDGDDTYDQAMSDLEQAGHRVVTQRMHNAYDLGREMFRWEFATAISGIILKINPFDQPNVQQSKDITKKYLETFIKDGRMPAGDFLTLDDPNISENLRNFFESVRRRDYVGLNVFMRANGENKDLLEQMRSNIRDRFQVATTVGFGPRYLHSTGQIHKGGPDTGIFLLITCEDSEDIPIPGEKYSFGVLKTAQALGDYEALKQTGRRIRRIHLTSEAELSRLAEAIKTI from the coding sequence ATGAATCCATTGCGGGATCTCGTCTACCTCGGCCAAGCTGTATGGTATGACAATCTCAGCCGCGAACTGTTGCGTTCGGGCGAACTCCGCAGAATGATCGAAATCGATGGCGTTACGGGTGTCACTTCAAACCCCTCTATTTTGGAGAAAGCATTACGGGAAGAGAGAATCTACGACAACGACGTTCATAATCTGGTCGATACCGGTCTTGGCATAGCTCAGATTTATGAAGAGCTCGTGATTCCCGACATCCAAGAAGCTGCAGACACACTCCTGCCTGTTTACGAAGAGACCCGCGGACGGGATGGATTCGTCAGCCTGGAAGTCTCACCGGAATTGGCGTACGACACAGAGCAGACCATAGCCGAGGCGAAACGGCTGTTCTCCCGGGTCGACCGAAAGAATCTCATGATCAAGGTTCCTGCCACTGCCGAGGGACTGGATGCTGTAATCGAGTTGATAGCGGAAGGAATTAACGTCAACATCACACTCATCTTTTCACTGGATCAGTATCGGGACACGATCGATGCTTATCTCAGAGGCCTTGAAAAACTGGCCGAAACCGGGCGCGATCTTGGGAATGTCGCTTCGGTAGCGTCTTTTTTCGTGAGCAGAGTGGATACCGTTGTGGACGAGCAATTGAAGGATAGAACCGATCCCTCCCATAGATCTGTTGGCCTCAGCATGTTGGGGAAAGCGGCGATAGCAAATGCTAAGCTTGCATACAGTATTTTCAAGGAGACTTTTGAATCCGAGTTATTCGAAGATCTCAAAGCACAAGGGGCTCAGCCTCAGAGAATCGTTTGGGCGAGCACCAGTACGAAGAATCCTGACTACCCGGATACGTACTATGTCGATGCGTTGATCGGTCCCCACACTGTAAACACGATACCTCCGGCGACTCTGCAAGCTTTCAGGGATCATGGGCGTCCGAGTCTTTCATTGGACGGAGGTGTGGAAGACGCTCGATCCCTTTTCCGCTCGTTGAAATCCATGGGAATACATGTGCCCGATCTTCTGGACAAGCTTCTGCAAGATGGATTACGGGCATTTGCCGGGTCGTATTTGAAAATCATGAAAGACATCGAAACAAAACGCACCCGTTTATTGCGAGGATGGGGACATCGATCGGCATCGCTCGGAGAGCTTCAACAGGATGTGGATGCGCTTTTTAAGCAATTTGACGACAAGAACGTTGGAGAAAGTATATGGAGCACTGACACCTCCGTTTGGACCGCTGACCCGAAGGTGGGGTCTGCAATAGCACAACGACTTGGATGGCTGCACGTAATCAATCGCATGCAAGAGGAGCAGCCCAAAATTAAGGAATTCGCGCTGGAAATCAAGGAATCGGGAATAGAATCCGTTGTTCTCCTCGGCATGGGTGGTAGCAGTCTTGTTTCGGAGGTCTTTTCGTCCTGTTTTGGGGTCATTGACGATTATCCCGTGTTGAAAATTATAGATACAACTGTTCCCGGAGCAATCCTGGACATGGAACGAAGTCTTGACCTGAAAAAAACCATGTTCATCGTGGCAAGCAAGTCCGGCACAACTGTGGAAGTGATGTCGCTCTACAAGCATTTCAGAAAACAGATGGAAGCAGCCGTAGGTGACCAGGCAGGAGATCATTTCATTGCCATAACGGACCCAAACACCCATTTGGGCAAATTGGCGGCACAGGGCAAATTCAGGCGCACGTTTCTTAATCCCCCGGATATTGGGGGGCGTTTCAGTGCTCTCTCATATTTTGGTCTTGTCCCTGCCGCTCTCATGGGTATCAATCTCAAGAGATTGCTGATGAGAGCCGACCAATCTGCTGAGGCTTGCGGACCGGAAGTGTCCTCCCTTGAAAATCCGGGTACTTGGCTTGGAACGATCATCTCGGAAGCAGCGCTTCATGGTTTCGATAAACTGACTCTGGTCATTTCTCCGGGACTGGAGACTTTTGCCAACTGGCTAGAGCAATTGGTTGCCGAAAGCACGGGAAAAGAAGGCAAAGGCGTTCTTCCCATCGCGGGTGAAGAAGTCGGACTTCCGAATTCATATGGGGACGATCGGGTTTTCATATACATACGCCTGGACGGAGACGATACCTACGATCAAGCGATGTCGGATTTGGAACAGGCTGGACATCGCGTAGTTACCCAGCGCATGCATAATGCCTACGATCTCGGCCGGGAAATGTTCAGGTGGGAATTTGCCACCGCGATTTCAGGGATCATATTGAAGATCAATCCATTCGATCAACCAAACGTGCAACAATCGAAAGACATTACAAAGAAGTATCTGGAAACTTTTATAAAAGACGGCAGAATGCCCGCTGGCGATTTTCTCACCTTAGACGATCCGAACATTTCCGAGAACCTCAGAAACTTTTTTGAATCTGTAAGACGCCGTGATTATGTAGGACTTAATGTATTCATGCGAGCTAACGGCGAGAATAAAGATCTGCTCGAACAGATGCGTTCGAATATTCGTGATAGGTTCCAGGTAGCAACTACCGTGGGTTTCGGTCCAAGATATCTGCATTCAACAGGGCAGATTCACAAGGGCGGGCCGGATACGGGAATATTCCTGCTTATCACGTGCGAAGATAGCGAAGATATTCCAATCCCCGGGGAAAAGTATTCGTTTGGAGTGCTCAAGACAGCGCAGGCGTTGGGAGACTACGAAGCTCTAAAACAGACCGGACGCCGAATCAGACGGATTCATTTGACATCTGAAGCAGAACTCAGCAGATTGGCAGAAGCGATTAAAACCATCTGA